A single region of the Aeromicrobium chenweiae genome encodes:
- a CDS encoding S66 peptidase family protein: MRVRRGDRVALVAPAGPAPADQLAAAVELVRSWDLVPDVRPSATAVHPRASYLSGSDAVRAADVQEAWCDPDVAAIFCIRGGYGTVRILDLLDPEAMAAAPAKPLFGSSDITALHEWLRERLGAPSWFTPMISTSAVLADDLARAGLRTAVLDPGAVRRWTSDSAVALVPGRAEGVLIGGNLSLLAATVGARGRPAPDHHGCIALLEDYTEQTYRIDGYLQTLLRAGWFEGVTGIALGSWAACSPVEEIHALCAEVLGPLGVPLVGELGFGHGPAAHSIPLGVGGTLVAEGAAPHLTWSGRLDR, encoded by the coding sequence GTGAGGGTGCGTCGCGGCGACCGCGTCGCCCTCGTCGCGCCGGCGGGTCCCGCGCCCGCGGACCAGCTGGCCGCCGCGGTCGAGCTGGTGCGCTCGTGGGACCTGGTGCCCGACGTCCGGCCCAGCGCCACCGCCGTCCACCCGCGCGCCTCGTACCTCTCGGGCTCGGACGCCGTCCGGGCGGCGGACGTGCAGGAGGCGTGGTGCGATCCGGACGTCGCCGCGATCTTCTGCATCCGCGGTGGCTACGGCACGGTGCGGATCCTCGACCTGCTGGACCCCGAAGCCATGGCCGCCGCCCCCGCGAAGCCGCTGTTCGGCAGCTCCGACATCACCGCGCTGCACGAGTGGCTGCGCGAGCGGCTCGGCGCGCCCAGCTGGTTCACCCCGATGATCAGCACCTCGGCGGTGCTCGCGGACGACCTGGCTCGGGCCGGCCTCCGCACCGCGGTGCTCGACCCTGGCGCGGTCCGGCGGTGGACGTCCGACAGCGCGGTCGCCCTCGTCCCCGGGCGCGCGGAGGGCGTCCTGATCGGCGGCAACCTCTCCCTGCTGGCCGCGACGGTCGGGGCACGTGGCAGGCCCGCGCCGGACCATCACGGCTGCATCGCACTGCTCGAGGACTACACCGAGCAGACCTACCGCATCGACGGCTACCTGCAGACGCTTCTCCGCGCGGGCTGGTTCGAGGGCGTCACGGGCATCGCACTCGGCAGCTGGGCCGCGTGCTCACCCGTCGAGGAGATCCATGCGCTGTGCGCCGAGGTGCTCGGGCCCTTGGGCGTCCCGCTCGTCGGCGAGCTCGGCTTCGGGCACGGACCAGCAGCGCACAGCATCCCCCTGGGCGTGGGCGGGACGCTCGTCGCCGAGGGCGCGGCGCCGCACCTGACCTGGTCTGGGAGGCTGGACCGGTGA
- a CDS encoding serine hydrolase, which produces MLLPALSDDVDWSVCVRDATSSQVLASVEPDRVSRTASIGKLFLLIEIARRSEEGTLDLAERLARTPDVAVAESGLWYLLRQDSLAIDDLCWLVGGFSDNYATNVLVRHVGIDAIAATTASLGFERSALLDIVRDDRGPEHPWTLSAGCAGELSDLMARLHRDEIVSADVSARVLRWIAANADLSMVAAAFGLDPLAHADPDRGITLVNKTGTISTVRADVGVVAGPEARVAYAVLASWSEEAPDDPRDRVLADMAAVGAVLRSHVAG; this is translated from the coding sequence GTGCTTCTCCCCGCGCTGTCCGACGACGTGGACTGGTCGGTCTGCGTGCGCGACGCGACCTCGTCGCAGGTGCTGGCGTCGGTCGAACCCGACCGGGTGTCGCGCACCGCGAGCATCGGCAAGCTGTTCCTGCTGATCGAGATCGCCCGCCGGTCGGAGGAGGGGACGCTCGACCTGGCCGAGCGGCTGGCCCGCACGCCGGACGTCGCGGTGGCCGAGTCCGGGCTCTGGTACCTGCTGCGGCAGGACTCGCTCGCGATCGACGACCTGTGCTGGCTGGTCGGCGGCTTCAGCGACAACTACGCGACGAACGTCCTGGTGCGCCACGTGGGCATCGACGCGATCGCCGCGACCACGGCCTCGCTGGGCTTCGAGCGGTCGGCCCTGCTCGACATCGTCCGCGACGACCGTGGCCCAGAGCACCCGTGGACCCTGTCGGCCGGATGCGCCGGCGAGCTCTCCGACCTGATGGCGCGCCTGCACCGGGACGAGATCGTCTCCGCGGACGTGAGCGCCCGTGTGCTGCGGTGGATCGCGGCCAACGCCGACCTGTCGATGGTCGCGGCCGCGTTCGGCCTCGACCCCCTCGCGCACGCCGATCCCGACCGCGGGATCACCCTGGTCAACAAGACCGGGACGATCAGCACGGTCCGCGCGGACGTCGGCGTCGTCGCCGGTCCCGAGGCGCGCGTCGCCTACGCCGTCCTGGCCAGCTGGTCCGAGGAGGCGCCGGACGACCCGCGCGACCGGGTGCTCGCGGACATGGCCGCCGTCGGCGCGGTCCTGCGCTCCCACGTCGCCGGCTGA
- a CDS encoding M20/M25/M40 family metallo-hydrolase: MVERPDVVAVLQTLLRFDTTNRGPGDAEGERSAALWIRDRLVEAGYAPVVLAREDAPARTNVVVRVEGTEPGLERVLVHAHLDVVPAEPDQWSFDPFGGEVLDGYVTGRGAMDMKDMCAMTLAVLLDWAATGQRPRRDVVVAFVADEETDGAYGAQWLVDHHPGLFAGVAVGIGESGGVVEEHPGVGGEPVRLARIAAGERGTLHLRLTATGTSGHGSRPSEGGAVQALVDALHRIGHHRWPLHVSAVVRAELEQTATALGVPYDLSTDDGVLRTIEALGDAAGAAVFTVRASTTPTVVRAGYKVNVIPGVAEAEVDVRCPVGFEDELLATLPGLIGDAVTFEHIVREPSVEAPVDGAWFDAMAAAIRREDPLAVVVPGCLGGGTDAKAFSGLGISCYGFAPAGLDPDGRRRSGMHGIDERVPVASLEGGRRILADFLTTV; this comes from the coding sequence GTGGTGGAGCGCCCGGACGTCGTGGCCGTCCTGCAGACGTTGCTGCGGTTCGACACCACCAACCGGGGCCCGGGCGACGCGGAGGGGGAGCGGTCCGCGGCCCTGTGGATCCGCGACCGACTCGTCGAGGCCGGGTACGCGCCGGTCGTCCTGGCCCGTGAGGACGCACCCGCGCGGACGAACGTCGTCGTGCGTGTCGAGGGCACCGAGCCGGGGCTCGAGCGCGTGCTGGTGCACGCCCACCTGGACGTCGTGCCGGCCGAGCCCGACCAGTGGTCGTTCGACCCGTTCGGCGGCGAGGTCCTCGACGGCTACGTGACGGGGCGTGGCGCGATGGACATGAAGGACATGTGCGCCATGACCCTGGCGGTGCTGCTCGACTGGGCGGCGACCGGGCAGCGGCCCCGGCGCGACGTCGTGGTGGCGTTCGTGGCGGACGAGGAGACCGACGGTGCGTACGGCGCGCAGTGGCTCGTCGACCACCACCCCGGGCTGTTCGCGGGCGTCGCGGTCGGCATCGGCGAGTCGGGCGGGGTCGTGGAGGAGCATCCCGGTGTCGGCGGTGAGCCGGTGCGGCTCGCGCGCATCGCGGCCGGGGAGCGTGGCACGCTGCACCTGCGCCTGACCGCCACCGGCACGTCGGGCCACGGTTCGCGGCCGAGCGAGGGCGGCGCCGTGCAGGCCCTGGTCGACGCGCTGCACCGGATCGGCCACCACCGGTGGCCGCTGCACGTGTCGGCCGTCGTCCGGGCGGAGCTGGAGCAGACCGCGACCGCGCTCGGCGTCCCGTACGACCTGTCCACCGACGACGGTGTGCTGCGCACGATCGAGGCCCTCGGGGACGCCGCGGGAGCCGCGGTGTTCACGGTCCGTGCCTCGACGACGCCGACCGTCGTGCGGGCGGGCTACAAGGTCAACGTGATCCCCGGGGTCGCAGAGGCCGAGGTCGACGTGCGGTGTCCGGTGGGCTTCGAGGACGAGCTGCTGGCGACCTTGCCAGGGCTCATCGGTGACGCGGTCACGTTCGAGCACATCGTGCGCGAGCCGTCCGTGGAGGCGCCGGTCGACGGGGCGTGGTTCGACGCGATGGCGGCCGCGATCCGCCGTGAGGACCCGCTGGCCGTGGTCGTGCCCGGCTGCCTGGGCGGGGGGACCGACGCCAAGGCGTTCAGCGGCCTCGGCATCTCCTGCTACGGGTTCGCGCCGGCCGGCCTCGACCCCGACGGCCGACGACGCTCCGGCATGCACGGCATCGACGAGCGGGTGCCGGTCGCGTCGCTCGAGGGCGGGCGCCGCATCCTGGCCGACTTCCTGACGACAGTCTGA
- a CDS encoding ABC transporter permease — translation MAVIETVPADSEDTRGSSLPRYLALKAGGALTSLALVIVLGFFIFRIMPSDPAINMTRGRKVSADEVERLRAQMGLDQPLLVQFGHYVRDLFTGDLGTSYVYRRPVSGLIMDYLGPTLLLTGIAAIISIVLGLWLGQRTAWRRGSWFDKIHTGIALVFWSVPTFWLGLLLLLLFGGGLHWLPTGGMSTPGTHEGGIDHVLDVARHLVLPVTTMVAVIYAQYLMVMRASVIEEMSADYLTTARAKGLREDLVRTRHAVPNALLPTVTLIFLTLGLLIAGAVAVEVVFSWPGLGYLTYKGLSAPDLPLLQGTFVVFSAVVIAMNFVADLVYRVLDPRLKAA, via the coding sequence GTGGCCGTCATCGAGACGGTCCCCGCGGACAGCGAGGACACGAGGGGGTCCTCGCTGCCGCGGTACCTGGCCCTGAAGGCCGGCGGCGCGCTGACCAGCCTCGCGCTGGTCATCGTGCTGGGCTTCTTCATCTTCCGGATCATGCCCAGCGACCCGGCGATCAACATGACCCGCGGGCGCAAGGTCAGCGCCGACGAGGTCGAGCGCCTGCGCGCGCAGATGGGGCTCGACCAGCCGCTGCTGGTGCAGTTCGGCCACTACGTGCGCGACCTGTTCACCGGTGACCTCGGCACGTCGTACGTCTATCGCCGCCCGGTGTCCGGGCTGATCATGGACTACCTCGGCCCGACGCTGCTCCTGACCGGGATCGCCGCGATCATCTCGATCGTCCTGGGCCTGTGGCTGGGGCAGCGGACGGCGTGGCGGCGCGGCAGCTGGTTCGACAAGATCCACACCGGCATCGCACTGGTGTTCTGGTCGGTGCCGACGTTCTGGCTCGGCCTGCTCCTGCTGCTGCTGTTCGGCGGCGGCCTGCACTGGCTGCCCACCGGCGGCATGTCGACACCGGGGACGCACGAGGGTGGGATCGACCACGTCCTGGACGTCGCGCGGCACCTGGTCCTGCCCGTGACGACGATGGTCGCGGTCATCTACGCGCAGTACCTCATGGTGATGCGCGCCTCCGTGATCGAGGAGATGTCCGCGGACTACCTCACGACCGCCCGCGCCAAGGGCCTGCGCGAGGATCTCGTGCGGACGCGGCACGCGGTGCCCAACGCCCTGCTGCCGACGGTCACCCTCATCTTCCTGACGCTCGGCCTGCTCATCGCCGGCGCGGTCGCCGTCGAGGTGGTGTTCTCCTGGCCCGGGCTCGGCTACCTGACCTACAAGGGCCTCAGCGCACCCGACCTCCCGCTGCTGCAGGGCACGTTCGTGGTGTTCTCGGCCGTCGTCATCGCCATGAACTTCGTCGCGGACCTGGTCTACCGCGTCCTCGATCCGCGCCTGAAGGCCGCATGA
- a CDS encoding ABC transporter permease: protein MSSASGRTSVRARRRARTREVLREIAGHRSAVIGAAILLVIIVLALLAPLIMPMDRLDVTRVTARSNESPSGAHWLGTDPSGRDVLGILLWGSRASLLVGFAATAVAMVIGTTAGMAAGHFTGLTRSVLLRIIDFFLVVPSLVLAIVLSTVLSRGLLTIIIAIGVSSWAQTARVVRAQTLTIETRAYIERSRALGAGDVHILRRHVFPAVLPLVMANTTLAVGAAIIAESTLAFLGLGDPTTFSWGSMLKTALDTGAATAGYWWFVLSPGIAIVVVVLCFTLIGRAIEAVLNPTLRSR from the coding sequence ATGAGCAGCGCGAGCGGGCGGACGTCCGTCCGGGCCCGCCGTCGGGCCCGGACCCGGGAGGTCCTGCGCGAGATCGCCGGCCACCGGTCGGCCGTGATCGGCGCCGCGATCCTGCTGGTCATCATCGTGCTGGCGCTGCTGGCACCGCTGATCATGCCGATGGACCGCCTCGACGTCACCCGGGTCACCGCCCGGTCCAACGAGTCCCCCAGCGGCGCCCACTGGCTCGGCACCGACCCGTCCGGCCGCGACGTGCTGGGCATCCTGCTGTGGGGATCGCGGGCGTCGCTGCTCGTCGGCTTCGCCGCGACGGCGGTCGCGATGGTCATCGGCACGACCGCCGGCATGGCAGCCGGCCACTTCACCGGGCTCACCCGATCCGTCCTGCTGCGGATCATCGACTTCTTCCTGGTCGTCCCCAGCCTGGTGCTGGCCATCGTCCTGTCGACGGTGCTGTCCCGCGGTCTGCTGACGATCATCATCGCGATCGGCGTCAGCAGCTGGGCCCAGACCGCCCGGGTCGTCCGCGCGCAGACCCTGACGATCGAGACCCGCGCGTACATCGAGCGCTCCCGCGCCCTGGGCGCCGGTGACGTCCACATCCTGCGCCGGCACGTGTTCCCGGCCGTGCTTCCGCTGGTCATGGCCAACACCACCCTCGCGGTCGGCGCTGCGATCATCGCCGAGTCGACGCTCGCGTTCCTCGGCCTCGGCGACCCGACGACGTTCTCGTGGGGATCGATGCTCAAGACCGCCCTCGACACCGGCGCCGCGACCGCCGGCTACTGGTGGTTCGTCCTGTCGCCGGGCATCGCGATCGTCGTCGTGGTGCTGTGCTTCACCCTGATCGGTCGCGCCATCGAGGCCGTCCTGAACCCGACCCTGAGGTCCCGCTGA
- a CDS encoding dipeptide ABC transporter ATP-binding protein, producing MTTPPTLAWDDVRITYRGGHVAVDGVSLQIERGGTVGIAGESGCGKSTMAMSVLRLLPRTARVEGRIELLGEDISDMSWGRLRAVRWTEAAIVFQGAMHSLNPVRQVRHQIAEALELHSTDRFPDSASRLGRVAELLAMVDLSAAKGRCYPHELSGGQRQRVMIAMALACDPELIIADEPTTALDVVVQAQVLDVLSDLVRDRHLTLVMISHDLAVLAAVCERIVVMQRGRIVEEGKARQILTAPQHPHTRELAAAFPVIGDPSSRLVVGGESAPADASQTDARTVLEVRDLTVDFRARGQQVRAVDHVDLSCDSGEIVALVGQSGSGKTTLARTILGLQRPTSGQVLHEGRPLPSRRAALKAYRRQVQYVLQDPSASLNPKHTVYEAVAEGIRIHGLDGDERERVASALTRAELTPPEKFFAAIPQELSGGQRQRVVIAGALALDPTYLVADEPVASLDASVRGEILALLLQLRRDLGLGALVITHDLGLAWNIADRVVVMHQGRIVENGPVEQVLLDPQHDYTRSLLKVVPSRLGLQ from the coding sequence ATGACCACCCCACCGACCCTGGCCTGGGACGACGTCCGCATCACGTACCGCGGCGGCCACGTCGCGGTCGACGGGGTGAGCCTGCAGATCGAGCGTGGCGGGACGGTCGGGATCGCCGGCGAGTCCGGCTGCGGCAAGTCGACGATGGCGATGTCCGTCCTTCGCCTGCTGCCCCGCACCGCCCGCGTCGAGGGACGCATCGAGCTGCTCGGCGAGGACATCTCCGACATGTCGTGGGGCCGGCTGCGCGCGGTCCGCTGGACCGAGGCGGCGATCGTCTTCCAGGGCGCGATGCACTCGCTCAACCCGGTGCGGCAGGTCCGCCACCAGATCGCCGAGGCGCTGGAGCTGCACAGCACGGACCGCTTCCCCGACTCCGCCTCCCGGCTGGGCCGGGTCGCCGAGCTGCTCGCGATGGTCGACCTGTCCGCCGCCAAGGGGCGGTGCTACCCGCACGAGCTCTCCGGCGGCCAGCGGCAGCGCGTCATGATCGCGATGGCCCTGGCCTGCGACCCCGAGCTGATCATCGCGGACGAGCCCACCACCGCGCTGGACGTCGTCGTGCAGGCGCAGGTGCTCGACGTGCTCAGCGACCTGGTCCGCGACCGGCACCTGACGCTGGTGATGATCAGCCACGACCTCGCGGTGCTGGCCGCGGTCTGCGAGCGGATCGTGGTGATGCAGCGGGGCCGGATCGTCGAGGAGGGCAAGGCCCGGCAGATCCTCACCGCGCCGCAGCATCCGCACACCCGCGAGCTCGCGGCGGCGTTCCCGGTCATCGGCGACCCGTCCTCCCGGCTCGTCGTCGGCGGCGAGTCCGCCCCGGCCGACGCGTCGCAGACCGACGCCCGCACGGTCCTGGAGGTGCGGGACCTGACGGTGGACTTCCGGGCTCGGGGGCAGCAGGTGCGCGCCGTCGACCACGTCGACCTGTCGTGCGACTCGGGCGAGATCGTCGCGCTGGTCGGGCAGTCCGGCTCGGGCAAGACGACGCTGGCGCGGACGATCCTGGGTCTCCAGCGACCGACCAGCGGGCAGGTGCTGCACGAGGGCAGGCCGCTGCCCAGTCGTCGCGCCGCGCTCAAGGCGTACCGACGACAAGTGCAGTACGTGCTGCAGGACCCGAGCGCCTCCCTCAACCCCAAGCACACCGTGTACGAGGCGGTGGCCGAGGGCATCCGCATCCACGGCCTCGACGGGGACGAGCGCGAACGGGTCGCGAGCGCCCTGACCCGCGCCGAGCTGACGCCGCCGGAGAAGTTCTTCGCCGCGATCCCGCAAGAGCTCTCGGGAGGTCAGCGGCAGCGCGTCGTCATCGCCGGCGCGCTGGCCCTCGACCCGACGTACCTCGTCGCCGACGAGCCCGTCGCGAGCCTGGACGCCTCGGTCCGCGGGGAGATCCTCGCGCTGCTGCTGCAGCTGCGCCGCGACCTGGGCCTGGGAGCGCTGGTGATCACGCACGATCTCGGGCTGGCGTGGAACATCGCCGACCGGGTCGTGGTCATGCACCAGGGACGGATCGTGGAGAACGGACCGGTCGAGCAGGTGCTGCTGGACCCGCAGCACGACTACACCCGATCCTTGCTGAAGGTCGTGCCGTCGCGACTCGGGCTGCAGTGA
- a CDS encoding MurR/RpiR family transcriptional regulator: protein MSTRPDGTRAPRSATILKARLIDAHREEFDAGLLWALSDPAVENAAARITGARRRFVLGAATSFTYASLLAAKLSNALAQVILVDGTIVRPLDILSDVRASDVMIVISFRRYRSYTIDTALPFAQAGGSLVLVTDSADNPLAEHAAETIVIGGGTAERDGVAGELSMHPETPDVSPAVVAMVIDLLATLSSASAKGANRRFAERQRLASELGLHRD from the coding sequence GTGAGTACCCGCCCCGACGGCACCCGGGCACCCCGGTCGGCCACGATCCTCAAGGCGCGGCTGATCGACGCCCACCGCGAGGAGTTCGACGCCGGGCTGCTGTGGGCGTTGTCCGACCCCGCCGTCGAGAACGCGGCCGCGCGCATCACCGGGGCGCGCCGCCGGTTCGTGCTGGGCGCGGCCACCTCGTTCACGTACGCGTCACTGCTGGCCGCCAAGCTGAGCAACGCCCTGGCCCAGGTGATCCTGGTCGACGGGACGATCGTGCGTCCGCTCGACATCTTGTCGGACGTGCGGGCCAGCGACGTCATGATCGTGATCTCGTTCCGCCGCTACCGCAGCTACACGATCGACACCGCCCTGCCGTTCGCCCAGGCCGGTGGGTCGCTCGTGCTGGTGACCGACTCCGCCGACAACCCGCTCGCCGAGCACGCTGCCGAGACCATCGTCATCGGCGGCGGGACCGCCGAGCGGGACGGCGTCGCCGGCGAGCTGAGCATGCACCCCGAGACCCCTGACGTGTCACCGGCGGTCGTCGCGATGGTGATCGACCTGCTGGCCACGTTGTCCAGCGCCAGCGCCAAGGGCGCCAACCGCCGCTTCGCCGAACGGCAGCGGCTCGCCTCCGAGTTAGGACTCCACCGTGACTGA
- a CDS encoding TetR/AcrR family transcriptional regulator translates to MAGRPRSFDRDTALAAAVEQFWRTGYDETSIAMLTKAMGVTPPSLYAAFGDKDNLFEEASALYFRWTCEGLDRALARPTVRDAIATMLDDTARVHTDTGTPLGCLMLTEPRLAEQRAVVHRRLTDRIAQGLADGELPATVRPDELASFLVAVLRGMSGCARDGGSAEEVLAIARAAVAAIPGPPPSREQG, encoded by the coding sequence ATGGCAGGCAGACCGAGAAGCTTCGACCGCGACACCGCGCTGGCTGCGGCCGTCGAGCAGTTCTGGCGCACCGGCTACGACGAGACGTCCATCGCGATGTTGACCAAGGCCATGGGCGTCACTCCGCCCAGCCTGTACGCGGCGTTCGGCGACAAGGACAACCTCTTCGAGGAGGCGTCCGCGCTGTACTTCCGTTGGACCTGCGAGGGCCTCGACCGCGCGCTGGCCCGCCCGACCGTCCGCGACGCCATCGCCACGATGCTCGACGACACCGCCCGCGTGCACACCGATACGGGCACACCGCTGGGGTGCCTCATGCTGACCGAGCCCCGCCTCGCCGAACAACGAGCGGTCGTCCACCGTCGACTCACGGACCGCATCGCACAAGGACTCGCAGACGGCGAGCTCCCGGCCACCGTTCGGCCGGACGAGCTGGCGTCATTCCTGGTGGCCGTCCTGCGCGGCATGTCGGGCTGCGCCAGGGACGGCGGCTCGGCCGAGGAGGTTCTCGCCATCGCCAGGGCCGCCGTGGCCGCGATACCGGGACCGCCGCCCAGCCGCGAGCAGGGCTGA
- a CDS encoding ABC transporter substrate-binding protein — translation MSHARLRRPLIAVAVAVILSLSGVAVTASAEADTAAKGDPIKISMTGDVDTFNPFTAILLQSTGINRYQYESLVGYGTESEPVPGLAGTWETSEDGKTWTFTIPDDRMWSDGEPVTAKDVVYTYTSIMKDDALQAANGGLVTNIADVTAPDDRTVVMTLKSAQASNPGQEIPVVPEHVWSKQDPETFAADKDVVGSGPFTITTYKTGQSVELKANPHFWRGKPKISGVTYVAYKNTDAAVQGLKSGEIDLVDGLTPAQYNSLKGSDTITRSAGIGRRYQALAINPGTVDIDGKPMGDGNPALKDPQLRKAIFMAVDKKTLVDRVLEGLGDVGQTEVPKSYEAFFGFGEGHEEVPFDLDAANQLLDDAGYTQGSGGIREDKDGKPLKLRLMGRNNDPAHAQMADFLTSWFKEIGIGLDVSMVTPDKVNEDSTLGRYDLYFTGWSLGPDPDNQLAMNTCASRPNADGSGNTSENNWCSKEFDAAYAAQHAELDEAKRAELVKNAFSIIYDAYVSDPIWYAKSLEAYRNDHFTGFTKQPSKDGVILNQNGYWGLYGAKPASADSASDDDGGLPGWVIPVGVVVVLVIAAGAVAATRRSSTAEDRE, via the coding sequence ATGTCTCACGCACGCCTGCGGCGGCCGCTCATCGCCGTCGCGGTGGCCGTCATCCTCAGCCTCTCCGGCGTGGCCGTGACCGCCTCCGCCGAGGCCGACACCGCCGCCAAGGGCGACCCGATCAAGATCTCGATGACCGGCGACGTCGACACCTTCAACCCGTTCACGGCGATCCTGCTGCAGAGCACGGGCATCAACCGCTACCAGTACGAGTCGCTGGTCGGCTACGGCACCGAGAGCGAGCCGGTGCCGGGCCTCGCCGGCACGTGGGAGACCAGCGAGGACGGCAAGACCTGGACGTTCACGATCCCCGACGACCGCATGTGGTCCGACGGCGAGCCGGTCACGGCCAAGGACGTCGTCTACACCTACACGTCGATCATGAAGGACGACGCCCTGCAGGCCGCGAACGGTGGGCTCGTCACCAACATCGCCGACGTGACGGCCCCCGACGACCGCACCGTCGTCATGACGCTCAAGTCGGCGCAGGCCTCGAACCCCGGGCAGGAGATCCCGGTCGTCCCCGAGCACGTCTGGAGCAAGCAGGACCCGGAGACGTTCGCGGCCGACAAGGACGTCGTCGGCTCCGGACCGTTCACGATCACGACCTACAAGACCGGGCAGTCGGTCGAGCTGAAGGCCAACCCGCACTTCTGGCGCGGCAAGCCCAAGATCTCCGGGGTCACGTACGTCGCGTACAAGAACACCGACGCCGCGGTGCAGGGGCTCAAGTCCGGCGAGATCGACCTCGTCGACGGCCTGACGCCTGCGCAGTACAACTCCCTGAAGGGCAGCGACACGATCACCCGCAGCGCCGGCATCGGCCGCCGCTACCAGGCGCTCGCGATCAACCCCGGCACTGTCGACATCGACGGCAAGCCCATGGGCGACGGCAACCCCGCCCTCAAGGACCCGCAGCTGCGCAAGGCGATCTTCATGGCGGTCGACAAGAAGACCCTGGTCGACCGGGTGCTCGAGGGTCTCGGCGACGTCGGGCAGACCGAGGTGCCCAAGTCGTACGAGGCCTTCTTCGGCTTCGGCGAGGGCCACGAGGAGGTCCCGTTCGACCTCGACGCCGCCAACCAGCTGCTCGACGACGCGGGCTACACCCAGGGCTCCGGCGGCATCCGGGAGGACAAGGACGGCAAGCCGCTCAAGCTCCGCCTCATGGGTCGCAACAACGACCCCGCGCACGCGCAGATGGCCGACTTCCTGACCAGCTGGTTCAAGGAGATCGGCATCGGCCTCGACGTCTCGATGGTCACGCCGGACAAGGTCAACGAGGACTCCACGCTCGGCCGGTACGACCTGTACTTCACCGGCTGGAGCCTCGGCCCGGACCCGGACAACCAGCTCGCGATGAACACCTGCGCGTCGCGCCCCAACGCCGACGGCTCGGGCAACACCAGCGAGAACAACTGGTGCTCGAAGGAGTTCGACGCGGCGTACGCCGCACAGCACGCCGAGCTCGACGAGGCCAAGCGCGCCGAGCTCGTCAAGAACGCGTTCAGCATCATCTACGACGCGTACGTCAGCGACCCGATCTGGTACGCCAAGTCCCTCGAGGCGTACCGCAACGACCACTTCACCGGCTTCACGAAGCAGCCCAGCAAGGACGGCGTGATCCTCAACCAGAACGGCTACTGGGGCCTGTACGGCGCCAAGCCCGCGAGTGCCGACAGCGCCTCGGACGACGACGGCGGCCTGCCGGGGTGGGTCATCCCCGTGGGCGTCGTGGTGGTCCTGGTCATCGCCGCGGGCGCGGTCGCCGCCACCCGCCGCAGCAGCACGGCCGAAGACCGGGAGTGA
- a CDS encoding SDR family oxidoreductase produces MQLKNAVVLVTGANRGIGAEFVAQLKERGAAKIYAASRSGAVDVDGVEPIRLDVTDPAQIQAAAAVAGDVQVLINNAGISSGTSLISGDVTDVRREMDTNFYGPLLMTQAFAPILKANGGGAILNLISAMSWFTAPGSGAYAASKAAAWSLTDSARIELADQGTHVVGVHMGLVDTDMVAGLEAPKISPATLAVAALDAVESGLDEVLADDWAKLVKSGLTLDPSERYERLFSSLSGS; encoded by the coding sequence ATGCAGCTGAAGAACGCCGTGGTGCTGGTGACCGGAGCCAATCGAGGGATCGGCGCGGAGTTCGTCGCGCAGCTCAAGGAGCGCGGAGCAGCCAAGATCTACGCAGCGTCGCGCAGTGGCGCTGTCGACGTGGACGGTGTGGAGCCGATCCGGTTGGACGTCACGGACCCCGCGCAGATCCAGGCCGCCGCCGCCGTGGCCGGCGACGTCCAGGTCCTGATCAACAACGCCGGGATCTCGAGCGGCACGTCCCTCATCTCCGGCGACGTGACGGACGTCCGGCGAGAGATGGACACGAACTTCTACGGTCCGCTCCTCATGACCCAGGCATTCGCGCCCATCCTGAAGGCCAACGGGGGAGGCGCCATCCTCAACCTCATCTCGGCGATGTCGTGGTTCACCGCGCCGGGGTCCGGCGCTTACGCCGCCTCGAAGGCGGCGGCCTGGAGCCTCACCGACAGTGCGCGGATCGAGCTCGCCGACCAGGGCACGCACGTCGTCGGGGTCCACATGGGTCTGGTGGACACGGACATGGTCGCGGGCCTGGAGGCGCCGAAGATCTCGCCAGCCACGTTGGCGGTCGCCGCCTTGGACGCCGTCGAGTCGGGTCTCGACGAGGTGCTGGCCGACGACTGGGCCAAGCTCGTGAAGTCCGGACTCACTCTCGATCCGTCGGAGCGCTACGAGCGGCTGTTCTCCTCCTTGTCCGGGAGCTGA